A region of Aquarana catesbeiana isolate 2022-GZ linkage group LG08, ASM4218655v1, whole genome shotgun sequence DNA encodes the following proteins:
- the LOC141105379 gene encoding histone H3 — translation MARTKQTARKSTGGKAPRKQLATKAARKSAPATGGVKKPHRYRPGTVALREIRRYQKSTELLIRKLPFQRLVREIAQDFKTDLRFQSSAVMALQEASEAYLVGLFEDTNLCAIHAKRVTIMPKDIQLARRIRGERA, via the coding sequence ATGGCAAGAACCAAGCAGACCGCTCGTAAGTCCACCGGAGGGAAAGCTCCccgcaagcagctggccaccaAAGCCGCCCGCAAGAGCGCCCCGGCCACCGGCGGAGTCAAGAAGCCTCACCGCTACAGGCCCGGCACCGTGGCTCTCCGAGAGATCCGCCGCTACCAGAAATCCACCGAGCTGCTCATCCGCAAGCTGCCCTTCCAGCGCCTCGTCCGAGAGATCGCCCAGGACTTCAAGACCGACCTGCGCTTCCAGAGCTCCGCCGTCATGGCTCTGCAGGAGGCCTCCGAGGCTTATCTCGTAGGACTCTTCGAGGACACCAACCTCTGCGCCATCCATGCCAAGAGGGTCACCATCATGCCCAAAGACATCCAGCTGGCACGCCGCATCCGCGGAGAGAGGGCCTAA
- the LOC141105381 gene encoding histone H1.3-like encodes MTETEIAPSPAPPAEPAAKKKTTKKAAAGGAKKGSKKPSGPSVSDLIVTAVAASKERSGVSLAALKKVLAAGGYDVDKNNSRLKIAIRALVTKGSLVQVKGHGASGSFKINKKQQEGDKAKKVTKKKPSAAAKPKKPAAAKKPAKSPKKKVPSKAAKSPKKAAKKPAKAAASPAKKATKSPKKPKAAAKPKKAAKSPAKKAAKPKTAAKPKKAAPKKK; translated from the coding sequence ATGACGGAGACTGAGATCGCCCCATCCCCCGCTCCTCCAGCGGAGCCCGCCGCCAAGAAGAAGACGACTAAGAAGGCGGCAGCCGGAGGAGCCAAGAAAGGCAGCAAGAAGCCGTCCGGTCCCAGCGTGTCCGACCTCATCGTCACAGCCGTGGCCGCTTCCAAGGAGCGCAGCGGGGTCTCCCTGGCCGCCCTCAAGAAGGTCCTGGCCGCCGGAGGATACGATGTGGACAAGAACAACAGCCGCCTCAAGATCGCCATCAGGGCGCTGGTGACTAAGGGGAGCCTCGTCCAGGTCAAAGGACATGGAGCCTCCGGATCCTTCAAGATCAACAAGAAGCAGCAAGAGGGCGACAAGGCCAAGAAAGTCACCAAGAAGAAGCCATCGGCTGCGGCCAAGCCCAAGAAACCTGCGGCCGCCAAGAAGCcagccaagtcccccaagaagaaagtccccagcaaagcagccaagagccccaagaAGGCCGCCAAGAAACCGGCAAAGGCTGCAGCTTCTCCCGCCAAGAAGGCGACAAAGAGCCCCAAGAAGCCCAAAGCTGCAGCCAAGCCGAAAAAAGCCGCCAAGAGTCCGGCTAAGAAGGCGGCTAAACCCAAGACAGCAGCCAAGCCCAAGAAGGCCGCTCcgaagaagaaataa